In Oryza brachyantha chromosome 1, ObraRS2, whole genome shotgun sequence, the following are encoded in one genomic region:
- the LOC121055233 gene encoding aspartyl protease family protein 2-like, whose translation MTGFSVGGERVTGFSNASLALDPATGRGGVVVDSGTAISRFSTDAYAALRDAFDAHAAAAGMRRLAWDYSVFDACYDLRGRPAASAPPILLHFAGGADMALPPENYFLPVNGGKRRPYYRCLGLEAADDGLSVIGNVQQQGFRVVFDVERGRVGFAPNGCSV comes from the coding sequence ATGACCGGATTCAGCGTCGGGGGCGAGAGGGTCACCGGGTTCTCGAACGCCAGCCTCGCGCTGGACCCGGCgacggggcggggcggcgtaGTCGTGGACTCCGGCACGGCCATATCGCGGTTCTCCACGGACGCGTACGCGGCGCTGCGCGACGCCTTCGACGCgcacgcggcggccgccgggaTGCGGAGGCTGGCGTGGGACTACTCGGTGTTCGATGCGTGCTACGACCTCCGCggcaggccggcggcgagcgcgccgcCCATCCTGCTGcacttcgccggcggcgcggacatGGCGCTGCCTCCGGAGAACTACTTCCTCCCCGTGAACGGCGGGAAGCGGCGGCCGTACTACCGCTGCCTGGGGCTCGAGGCAGCGGACGATGGGCTCAGTGTGATCGGCAACGTGCAGCAGCAAGGATTCCGGGTCGTGTTTGACGTGGAGAGGGGGCGGGTCGGTTTCGCGCCAAACGGCTGCTCAGTTTGA
- the LOC102718705 gene encoding aspartyl protease family protein 2-like — MATPESLLLFVVILFPASSAAQPPRTLHVPVFHRDAVFPPPPCAKRGSLLRQRIAADAARYATLVDATGHDGRLHSPVLSGAPFESGEYFALIGVGTPSTKALLVIDTGSDLVWLQCSPCRRCYAQKGRVFDPRGSSTYRRIPCTSPQCRGLRYPGCDSGGTGGCRYMIAYGDGSSSTGDLATDKLVFANDTYIYNVTLG; from the exons ATGGCGACGCCCGAGTCTTTGCTCCTCTTCGTCGTCATCCTCTTCCCGGCCTCCAGTGCAGCCCAACCTCCAAGAACACTCCACGTCCCGGTGTTCCACCGCGACGCGGTCTTCCCGCCACCGCCCTGCGCCAAGCGGGGTAGCCTCCTCCGCCAACgcatcgccgccgacgcggcgcGCTACGCCACCCTGGTCGACGCGACCGGCCACGACGGCCGACTCCACTCCCCCGTCCTCTCTGGGGCCCCCTTCGAGAGCGGCGAGTACTTCGCTCTCATCGGCGTCGGCACGCCGTCCACCAAGGCGCTGCTCGTCATTGACACCGGCAGCGACCTTGTCTGGCTCCAGTGCAGcccctgccgccgctgctACGCCCAGAAGGGCCGGGTGTTCGACCCGCGGGGCTCAAGCACGTATCGCCGGATCCCGTGCACGTCGCCGCAGTGCCGCGGGCTCCGGTACCCCGGCTgcgacagcggcggcaccGGAGGATGCAGGTACATGATAGCCTACGGCGACGGCTCCTCCAGCACCGGCGACCTTGCCACCGACAAGCTCGTCTTCGCCAACGACACGTACATCTATAACGTCACGCTTGG GTAG